The proteins below come from a single Aegilops tauschii subsp. strangulata cultivar AL8/78 chromosome 6, Aet v6.0, whole genome shotgun sequence genomic window:
- the LOC109742885 gene encoding putative F-box/kelch-repeat protein At3g17540, which yields MDAAAEVPQGQGADPIPSSPRVDRKRRRRTVPLAGPVSKVLGYDNLLIEILVRLPPKPSSLPRASMVCKRWGSILSDPQFLKRFLKHHRKPPLLGFFRGYAKNFIPAMDSPDRIPAARFSLPKSSIPYHTDEAYMGCRHGLSLLINMHKRETVVWDPLTGEERIVAFPPGFNSTLMWSYSGWHGTVLCVNAEDGHVHGDCFSSPFKLVLVCAEYNTPAVCSVYDSASDVRKSSCDGVFEWVLLQKTIPLEGMVPRRMDSALFVGYDEDANVIVLTTITGNFTLQVDSMQIKHIVKRNNICLDTFYPYRNFYTAGKGVGRNFEQTRSANMLSWSNNIGIKS from the exons ATGGATGCTGCTGCTGAGGTTCCCCAAGGCCAAGG GGCCGATCCCATTCCCAGCTCGCCGCGTGTGGACCGGAAGAGGCGGCGCCGTACTGTGCCGCTGGCCGGCCCGGTGTCCAAGGTGCTTGGCTACGACAACCTCCTCATCGAGATCCTCGTCCGCCTCCCTCCGAAGCCGTCCTCGCTCCCCCGCGCGTCCATGGTATGCAAGCGCTGGGGCAGCATCCTCTCCGACCCCCAGTTCCTCAAACGCTTCCTTAAGCACCACAGGAAACCTCCTCTGCTCGGCTTCTTCAGAGGGTATGCTAAAAACTTCATTCCTGCCATGGACTCACCTGACCGCATCCCTGCTGCCCGCTTCTCCCTGCCCAAGAGCAGCATACCCTACCACACCGATGAAGCATACATGGGCTGCCGCCATGGCCTCTCTCTCTTAATCAACATGCATAAGCGCGAGACCGTCGTGTGGGATCCCCTCACCGGTGAAGAGCGCATCGTGGCTTTTCCACCAGGGTTCAACAGTACCTTAATGTGGAGTTACAGTGGCTGGCATGGCACTGTATTGTGCGTCAATGCTGAAGATGGGCATGTCCATGGAGATTGCTTCTCGAGCCCGTTTAAATTGGTTTTGGTCTGCGCTGAGTACAATACACCGGCGGTTTGTTCTGTCTACGACTCGGCGTCTGAtgtt AGGAAATCTAGCTGCGATGGTGTTTTCGAATGGGTGCTGCTGCAGAAAACCATTCCACTCGAGGGTATGGTTCCAAGGAGAATGGATTCTGCACTTTTCGTCGGGTATGATGAGGATGCAAATGTGATTGTTCTCACTACTATAACCGGCAACTTCACACTCCAAGTTGACTCGATGCAGATCAAACATATTGTTAAAAGAAACAACATATGTCTTGACACCTTTTATCCCTACAGGAATTTCTATACTGCAG GCAAGGGAGTTGGGAGGAACTTTGAACAGACTAGATCTGCTAACATGCTATCTTGGTCAAACAACATTG